Sequence from the Acropora muricata isolate sample 2 chromosome 10, ASM3666990v1, whole genome shotgun sequence genome:
CGTAACTTAGTAAAAATAACTCACCGATATTCTTGTGTAAGATTCGTTGAGGATTGCAATGAGCATATTAAGTGCCACAAGAACAGCTGCCACGTTGAATACTCCGAATATTATTATACCCGCATTGGTGATTGATTCAAAACCTTCTTCCTTGACATGGAAGAAGCCTAGATCAATTTGACCAAACAGCGCCCAGAAAGTCACCCACAGACTCTTTCCCAAGCTGGAAAAAATGAATAATCATGAGATTTTCATTGAAGAACATTTTCAGTCCACTTCATCGAAATAGGCCGCTTATGAAGAGGAACCTGGATCCGTTTGCTTCTCGTAAGCCTGTTCAAGGGAAAGAAGTGGGGAGGGGATAGACCAGTTGTAAGTGAGGCTATCCCAAGAAAATCCCTTAAGATAGATAGACGAATTTTAGGCCTGAGCCCAGCAGATGAGGCCTCCAtcttcattaatttcttgagttaaccctttGCAGAGCAGATTTATATctatttttattacatattatgtgtggatattagtgtgataaagccgtgaataaaagtgatacccgtgaagtgatatgatatcatttcactcagtgaaatgatatcatatcacttcaccggtttgaattgtccaatcaaatagattgtaatagtTTGGCTGggccaatcgggttgcacgtaatattttagattttagctgacgcctggcgtcaaatttggcgggaagaattgctttggcgggaagaattgctttgcagttttatcaacgctttcttgtacttggTGGCTTTTTTTtgagcatgtaatatgtaataaacaaattattacatgttaggAGCCTGATATCgcttttattcactcgtttttaataccataccgctcactcgctcgaagactcgctcgttcgcgatatggtattaaaaactcgtgaataaaaacgagatcaggctcttaacatgtaataatctatatttagtataatttcagagctgaacaaagagtttccaacaatctgattggttgagcgattcgtactatgacaTTATATTGaccgcgctacgcggtgaatataacatttcatggcctggctactaagcacgccagccttgccatctcggcaagtaaacatggcggacagttggtgaatgaatttttacatatttgaaataattcactctAAGTCTAGGATATTTcaaaggatggagaatattttaagtgactgctgtcatccctggaccgaaaatccttctaacaactcgtgttcaaggcatttaacaatcgtaaacgcagtggttacgttgattgccagcgtggtcagatcgattgaccgaagtctgtttttccccaaactcaagctactcatattgagacagtgatgacaactgtggatgaagtcagcgataaagCAAACgtagcggatgaatttattcttcgtagtgttttgcttgattgttttactgccgaactcgatgagtaaactgattcacaatcgatgtaagcttacatacaaagcttcttattaaagttatacggctgcatacgtgtgtgcaaacgaacatttgggtcagTTTTTATGTcctagtctgttattctctgttgttcagctctgaaattatactaaaacaattatttgcctcaggctcggtgaatattgtcgaataatcccctcgacttcgtctcgggtattattcgacaatattcaccttgccttcggcgaataattgttaaataaatcgactcgggaaagggttgactccatgGGCTTGCAGTATCGGAGATGGAAGCTCCATCTGATGGACTACTGGCCCGAGTGAGTCTGAGGACGAAAATACATTGACAGACAAATTAATTGCTGGAGTTAAGATATTGCAACGAAGTTCGATAACCACCGTAACACCGAAGACTCTCAAGATGAACAGGAGTTGGGCGGACTTGTCACTCCTCTATTATCTCATGCAGGCAACTTACAAGAAACAATAGAATTAtaaattaaactaaaaaaaCCTACACGAAATCTAGCGACGTGCCATATGCTGCTGGCGGGAACGGACAACCAATTGTCCTCATTGTGTGCTCCCTCACCTCGTTCCCATGGTCTTATCTCTTTCGCGAACCTGGGAACGAGGGAGATGATGTTCTCAAAAGTCTCGCTTTTCGTTAGCTGTAAAATATGTCAAAGAACGGAATAGGAGTCGGCATTCATCGTTGTCTGTATAAACCTTACCTCCTATTAGCACCTTGGTCAATCATCGAGTTGCCTTGGTTCTGTGTGAAGTATCTTTTTCCAGCCAAGTACTGCGTATAAAGCTTGGTGAAGCTCATAGCGAAagccaaaaaaatgaaaaagaaatacaagaagAATTTTGCCACATCAATCAACATCTCTACGAAGGCACGTAACAGTGGACCAATGGTAGGATTGGCTTGCATGAAGGACAGATTGTGGATAAAAGCCAGGAGTACGCCGACAGAGATGAAGCCTTCAGAAATTAACAGGCCTTTATGGGGAGGATGTTTGACGAATCCTTCCGATGTTTTGATGCCGTCGTTCAAAATTGTTTCAGCAGTTGTCCACCAGATGACGTAATGGAGACTGAAAAAGGTAACTATTGCCACAGTCATGCAGTTGCaagggaaagaaaagaaacgccGTCTTCCAAATTGGTACAAGTCTTTTATGACCCCCACTAATAATCCAATGACGAAGAACAGAATAAACCAATCTGCATAAAGAGATTCAGAACAATAAATGTCGCTTGAGAAATGGTTTACACTCAAGTTCCAAGCATAAATACAAGCAAGACAAGTAGACAGTTCATGGATTTTCTCCAAGAACCTTTGATCAATACCCGAATGTTGCGTTTGCTCCTGCTATAAGTGTAAACAACCCGATATCAAGAGCTCTCAACTAGGAATGCCAGGCAACTTCCATGTAATGTGTCTTTGTAAATTCGAACACGGAGCTATTTTCAGTCTTACACAGGAGTCATAATGTTTAATGAATCAGAGATCGAGAAAAACCTCATCCTGACAGCAATTTGATAACGAAAATACTGTGATCGTCCCAGTCTCTCCAAGTAAGATTTTGCCAGGAAtgaacaattgcaggggtgcctggagaaaagctttaagtgacttctgataaattaccagattctccttccaaatttccttgtgttcagttgtgaatgactaggagaatttgacattgcatcaaaagtcacttaaggccttattccgcacaccccttcaattacaAAGAGTTAAGAGGAAACGCTTTTGCACTTACCATATATGGAGTAACGGCTGAAATCACTGTAAGCGGCCGTAATGACCAGCAAAACCAGAAATGTTTGGTAGAGTCCACAATTGATCAAGAATTTTACAATAGGAGCGTGAAATATTGTCGCAACTTTATGATTAGGAAAACAGCTTTCAGAGAAGAGCCAAATCATGAAGAATACAGGATACAAAGTGGCCGACAGGAGTATAACCAGGGCTTGATTCCAAGTGCTCTTCTCCAGGAAAGCGGCACCCTTGTAGACTTCTGCGTTCAATAATAACTGACTGTATGGGTGACTcacaaactgaaaaataaaatttccttgCAATTAAAAATATCCCAGTAGAGGTGTACAAAGAATGATCCAAGACGAAAGAAGAATTACATAGTAATGCGGAACTCAAGATTAAGTAGAGCAGTTGTGCTTAAGTAAATGACTGCTGTAAGGATTAACTAACTCTAATTAAGTAGTTAAATAACTGATGCCCCAAAATATTTTATAGTTCCGGTCACGTGAGCCTGGGACTGGTAGTAATTTTTCCGTCAAGGTGGCCCCTTGATACACAGTACAGCCCTGTGGCATGTTTGATTGTAGAAAAACCGAAAGCCAGAGGGAAAACTCTTTGAATAGTATATAAGCACATCACAGACACTAACCTTGTCATTCTCAGTTTCGATGGCAAATTCCAGCATACTAAACCGTCCTTCTTCGAGAAGAGATGTGGCCTGTTCTGTGTTTGTTTCCATAATACATCTTATCTCTTCCAACGAGCGGCATTCATTCAACAGTGCTACAGCAAATTCCTTGCAATTATCGCTCAGTTCTTCGTATTCTGTGCTGAATTCGTATTCCTGCTTGGCCTTATCACAAAGCTCTTTGTTCAAGACGCATGCGTGGTAAACTGGATCTGGACCTTTCTCCAAGTTTTGAAGAAAAGACGCTGCAATATACACTGGACTAGCGAGGCCACGGTATGTATTTAAGCGTTGCACAGCGGATTCCAACTTTTCATGTGGCATTTCCATAGATGCTGCTGACCGGTGAGGTTTGCTTGGACTACTGATGGTTAATCCGCTGTCCAGTAGAAGTTTGACGACTTCGTAATTCTGTAACCACGCCGCTAGGATCAGCGGAGTTATGTGCTCTCTACTGAGACTTTTAGACGGTACTTCAGATGCTTGATAGTGCTGATACTTAAGCAGAATTTCCACGGTGTGTGCGTCATCGTCGTGTACTGCGTGCAGTAAAGCAAATTGTAACTCAGCTCCATTGCTCAGCAAAGCTTTGATCATCTCAATACGAGTAGACTCATCAGAGATATTCCCTGCTTCTTGCAACAACGTTTTCCCAGAACTGTTAACGTAGTTAAGGTCGCGTGAAGAAGCAGACGTGGATAAAACTCTCCGGAATTTGTCTAAATCTTCTTCCTTGATTGCATTCCGAAGattgttttcacattttttattCCGTGGACGAACATCATCCTCAACAGTGGTTTGAAGGAGAATACTTATTGGTTCCATTTTACTGGGCTACCTGTGGTGTAGATAGTAAAACTATGAATGACCTTTGTGAAGGCACATACCAATAGAAATAACCATAGTTAATATTTTCGAACTCGTCTTGCGTTGTTACCCTCAAAGTTACCCTTCTTAAGCAACAAAATTCTTCTAATTGCACCAGCCCTGCCTTCACGGAGACCCTTAATATTCGAGATGTCATTATATTAAAATGTGTCATTTCTACCAAACAATAATACTGTCGccggaaaagaaaaatggatttTAAGTTATTCTATTAACGATGGCAATGATAAATCTTAAGTGAAAAAGGTATTCAACAAAAAGTGAGGAAATGAGAACAGTTAAAATATACAGGGTTGTTTGCACGGCACTGGATTCGCTAGAATAGTTAATTCGAGGGTAAAGTGCAATGTTTGAGTCaaatatggatttctagtttctaaagaaacttagGTGCTGCGTCTGTGGGAGAGATCaaggcaaaaatttggttttatcaccgtgaaagattttaaacaattattggatgaggtttttgtgatatccggaataatcaaggtctcggtaAGTGTTATTAGCAGAAGCCGacggctgataacacttacctattactatctacaaaatatga
This genomic interval carries:
- the LOC136931710 gene encoding short transient receptor potential channel 4-like isoform X1 is translated as MEPISILLQTTVEDDVRPRNKKCENNLRNAIKEEDLDKFRRVLSTSASSRDLNYVNSSGKTLLQEAGNISDESTRIEMIKALLSNGAELQFALLHAVHDDDAHTVEILLKYQHYQASEVPSKSLSREHITPLILAAWLQNYEVVKLLLDSGLTISSPSKPHRSAASMEMPHEKLESAVQRLNTYRGLASPVYIAASFLQNLEKGPDPVYHACVLNKELCDKAKQEYEFSTEYEELSDNCKEFAVALLNECRSLEEIRCIMETNTEQATSLLEEGRFSMLEFAIETENDKFVSHPYSQLLLNAEVYKGAAFLEKSTWNQALVILLSATLYPVFFMIWLFSESCFPNHKVATIFHAPIVKFLINCGLYQTFLVLLVITAAYSDFSRYSIYDWFILFFVIGLLVGVIKDLYQFGRRRFFSFPCNCMTVAIVTFFSLHYVIWWTTAETILNDGIKTSEGFVKHPPHKGLLISEGFISVGVLLAFIHNLSFMQANPTIGPLLRAFVEMLIDVAKFFLYFFFIFLAFAMSFTKLYTQYLAGKRYFTQNQGNSMIDQGANRSLGKSLWVTFWALFGQIDLGFFHVKEEGFESITNAGIIIFGVFNVAAVLVALNMLIAILNESYTRISEKLDTFWKFTRTKMWLFWIYKRDALPSPFSILYVFLPVFWFLKRVVPVCLPEGALLFFKRFTKSIYRKGWKINTIKEKERRKVIRRLVLRYLRQKGTGTESSEDDEEDCEKTSL